The following proteins are co-located in the Paludisphaera rhizosphaerae genome:
- a CDS encoding AAA family ATPase, which yields MKVASATIFDSLPDDRLEAAEAVAALRRALNAALRGKADVVEMVLACLLARGHLLLEDMPGLGKTTLAKALAAAVGGRFARVQCTPDLLPGDLTGFRVYDPKTREFEFIPGPVFADVLLADEINRATPRTQSALLEAMAERQATVDSVHHRLSDGFFVIATQNPVEQHGTYPLPEAQLDRFAIKLSIGYPGRDDERAMLDAAVGAAAREPELAPAVIGADELASLQVRVAATPVAPAVRDYLVDLGRATRSHRRVELGLSPRGLLIWQRLAQARAFLAGRGYVTPDDVRDVAAPTLGVRLGVEAGALPAVVSEVFAGVPVPTTFKR from the coding sequence ATGAAAGTCGCCAGCGCGACAATCTTCGACAGCCTCCCCGACGACCGCCTGGAAGCGGCCGAGGCGGTCGCCGCGCTGAGGCGCGCGTTGAACGCGGCCCTGCGAGGGAAGGCGGACGTCGTGGAGATGGTTCTGGCCTGCCTCCTGGCCCGCGGGCACCTCCTTCTCGAGGACATGCCAGGGCTGGGCAAGACCACGCTGGCCAAGGCCCTGGCCGCAGCCGTCGGCGGGCGGTTCGCCCGCGTCCAGTGCACGCCGGACCTGCTCCCGGGGGACCTCACCGGCTTTCGGGTCTACGATCCCAAGACCCGCGAGTTCGAGTTCATCCCCGGCCCCGTCTTCGCGGACGTCCTGCTGGCGGATGAGATCAACAGGGCCACCCCGCGGACCCAGAGCGCCCTCCTGGAGGCGATGGCCGAACGGCAAGCGACGGTCGATTCCGTCCATCACCGCCTCTCCGACGGGTTCTTCGTGATCGCGACCCAAAATCCCGTCGAGCAGCACGGAACCTACCCCTTGCCCGAGGCGCAGCTCGATCGGTTCGCGATCAAGTTGAGCATCGGCTACCCCGGCCGGGATGACGAGCGTGCGATGCTCGACGCGGCGGTCGGGGCGGCCGCTCGCGAGCCCGAACTGGCGCCAGCGGTCATTGGGGCCGACGAGTTGGCCTCGCTGCAGGTTCGCGTCGCCGCCACGCCCGTCGCGCCGGCGGTTCGCGACTACCTCGTCGACCTGGGCAGGGCGACGCGGTCGCATCGTCGGGTCGAGCTTGGCCTCAGCCCGCGCGGCCTGTTGATCTGGCAGAGGCTCGCCCAGGCGCGTGCGTTCCTCGCCGGCCGCGGCTACGTCACCCCGGACGACGTCCGCGACGTGGCGGCCCCGACGCTGGGCGTCCGGCTGGGCGTCGAGGCCGGCGCGCTTCCGGCGGTGGTGTCCGAGGTTTTCGCCGGCGTCCCGGTGCCGACGACGTTCAAACGCTGA
- a CDS encoding PEP-CTERM sorting domain-containing protein translates to MSLAAVGSTGTTEAGLIVTADAPSVQATLVAGATTENFDGFRTGLYSSLDTAVGRLSTNGAFAILAANVYGGAGGKGEFFSVGVQSGSTAPTTLTLNGPQAYFGFYWSSADWWNNVSFYSGGQLIATFNAAYVLDAISHFPNGGQYYVGVNPFIYLNFIGTDGTTFDSIVFTNTTASQSGFESDNWSVSATTPAVVTGTVIAGGVDAAVPEPSAMVLMGLGISGIAAVARTARKQRGTRPVV, encoded by the coding sequence TTGTCGTTAGCCGCCGTCGGCTCAACCGGCACGACCGAGGCGGGACTCATCGTCACGGCCGACGCCCCTAGCGTGCAGGCCACGCTCGTCGCGGGAGCGACGACCGAGAACTTCGACGGCTTCAGGACCGGCCTGTATTCGAGCCTCGACACCGCCGTCGGACGGCTCTCGACGAATGGCGCATTCGCCATCCTCGCCGCTAACGTCTACGGCGGGGCGGGTGGGAAGGGGGAGTTCTTCTCGGTGGGCGTCCAAAGTGGATCCACCGCGCCGACGACGCTCACGCTTAACGGGCCACAGGCGTATTTCGGCTTCTACTGGTCGTCCGCCGACTGGTGGAACAACGTTTCGTTCTACTCGGGCGGCCAGTTGATCGCCACGTTCAACGCCGCCTATGTCCTCGACGCCATCTCACACTTCCCGAACGGCGGTCAGTACTACGTTGGCGTGAATCCCTTCATCTATCTGAACTTCATCGGCACGGACGGGACGACGTTCGATTCGATCGTGTTCACGAATACCACCGCGTCCCAGAGCGGCTTCGAGTCCGACAACTGGAGTGTTTCGGCCACGACGCCCGCCGTCGTCACGGGGACGGTGATCGCCGGAGGAGTCGACGCCGCCGTGCCGGAGCCCTCGGCGATGGTCCTTATGGGCCTGGGAATCTCCGGGATCGCGGCCGTTGCTCGTACGGCCCGCAAACAACGCGGTACACGCCCGGTGGTTTGA
- a CDS encoding serine/threonine-protein kinase has product MSTDGACPSDETLRGLIEGSLDPAAFDTINQHVDNCSQCRRQMEVSGRTFSTISQSLALPSPIEGPLPEIPGFEFVKLLGRGGAGAVFLARQADVGRLVAIKVLVAGDGDASARTRTRWIEEATAAASVRHPNVVQLHSWGEVEKLHYLVMEYVPGGDLQRRASSPLPPREAAALVEAVARAVAHLHTVDLLHLDLKPSNILLDDDPDGTPGRIIPKVADFGLSTPASNESERGAGIRGTPSYMAPEQAAAGAEPIGKAADVHALGAILYRLLTGRPPFLGASPQETIEQVRGRDPVPPRLLVDHIPRDLETIALKCLAKDPRSRYSSAAAVAEDLRLWTAGRPIKARPISAASRIWRFARREPRLAVASAALAAAVMLGLTVSIALYRRAERNLATASDVASRLQALVVEMGYGRYPESTRFDTAATEVREGMLRLAEIVELPPHLVRGLSEIEGVAAHRLMEARRLDEARRLFHERTSILRSSRRVAEENPFQLYLCGALINEADCEQRSGRTAEALARLDEAAALVLAVGAENQGRCTQALRIGEGYADIRDAPESQPEESRRAEESRRRILEPLAKIDSARPEMILFRACALVDLGDPSRADEHAAGLTALACPYQAPTFGRRLEMVDATNAWVRREVYRWLIKLEHLEAEDFQHVLARLERLYERAGVGSDSAINPIASVHDGSAHVLMTLRSQGRFDQAERVTEVIMTTARKLVEDRPRSADAHALLAEAYGQRAKNAWKRDNLAGVRSGLQVAIQAAAAGLAVAPDDAILRRQHSKLAERLAGLEPNNVPVDRTAVSPADLANRAATSSRPSE; this is encoded by the coding sequence ATGAGCACCGACGGCGCGTGCCCCTCCGATGAGACCCTCCGCGGCCTGATCGAGGGCTCGCTCGATCCGGCCGCCTTCGACACAATCAATCAACACGTGGATAATTGCTCACAATGCCGTAGACAGATGGAGGTCTCGGGAAGAACCTTCTCCACCATTTCGCAATCGCTCGCCTTGCCGTCGCCGATCGAGGGTCCCCTGCCGGAAATCCCGGGCTTCGAGTTCGTCAAGCTGCTGGGCCGAGGCGGCGCGGGGGCGGTCTTTCTGGCCCGCCAGGCGGACGTGGGCCGACTCGTCGCGATCAAGGTCCTCGTGGCCGGCGACGGCGACGCCTCCGCCCGCACGCGAACCCGGTGGATTGAGGAAGCGACGGCCGCCGCCAGCGTCCGGCATCCGAACGTCGTGCAGCTCCACTCCTGGGGAGAGGTTGAGAAACTGCACTACCTCGTCATGGAATACGTCCCCGGCGGCGACCTCCAGCGTCGGGCGTCCTCCCCCCTGCCCCCGCGCGAGGCCGCCGCGCTGGTTGAAGCCGTGGCCCGAGCCGTGGCGCATCTGCATACCGTCGATTTGCTCCACCTCGACCTCAAGCCGTCGAACATCCTGCTGGACGACGACCCCGACGGGACCCCCGGCCGAATCATCCCGAAGGTCGCGGACTTCGGCCTCTCCACCCCGGCATCGAACGAAAGCGAACGCGGGGCCGGGATCCGCGGGACCCCCTCATACATGGCGCCCGAGCAGGCGGCAGCCGGCGCCGAGCCGATCGGAAAGGCGGCCGACGTCCACGCCCTCGGCGCGATCCTCTACCGCCTGCTGACCGGCCGGCCGCCGTTTCTGGGGGCGAGTCCGCAGGAGACGATCGAACAGGTCCGCGGCCGAGATCCTGTCCCGCCGAGGCTGCTCGTCGACCACATCCCGCGCGACCTGGAGACGATCGCCCTCAAATGCCTGGCGAAAGACCCGAGGAGTCGCTACAGCTCGGCCGCGGCGGTCGCCGAAGACCTCCGGCTCTGGACCGCCGGCCGTCCCATCAAGGCCCGGCCGATCTCCGCAGCCTCCCGCATCTGGAGATTCGCGCGCCGAGAACCGCGGCTCGCCGTCGCGTCCGCCGCCCTCGCGGCGGCCGTCATGCTTGGCTTGACCGTGTCGATCGCCCTCTATCGCCGGGCCGAGCGCAACCTGGCGACCGCCTCCGACGTCGCCTCACGTCTCCAGGCCCTGGTCGTGGAGATGGGCTACGGACGATACCCGGAATCAACGAGATTCGACACCGCCGCGACCGAGGTTCGGGAAGGCATGCTCCGACTCGCTGAAATCGTGGAGTTGCCTCCCCACCTGGTGCGTGGGCTGTCCGAGATCGAGGGCGTCGCGGCCCACCGCCTCATGGAAGCCAGGCGACTCGACGAAGCCCGCCGCCTCTTCCACGAGCGGACCTCGATACTCCGTAGCTCTCGGCGTGTCGCCGAGGAGAATCCGTTCCAACTTTATCTGTGCGGGGCGTTGATCAACGAGGCTGACTGCGAACAACGATCGGGACGAACCGCCGAGGCGCTCGCGCGGCTCGACGAGGCCGCGGCCCTGGTCCTCGCGGTCGGCGCTGAGAACCAGGGGCGATGTACGCAGGCGCTTCGGATTGGAGAAGGCTACGCCGACATCCGTGACGCCCCGGAGAGCCAGCCGGAAGAATCCAGGCGCGCCGAGGAGTCGCGTCGACGAATCCTAGAGCCACTGGCGAAGATCGATTCGGCCCGGCCCGAGATGATCCTCTTTCGGGCGTGCGCCCTGGTCGACCTGGGCGATCCGTCCCGAGCCGATGAGCATGCGGCCGGCCTGACGGCGCTGGCCTGTCCCTACCAGGCGCCGACCTTCGGTCGACGGCTGGAGATGGTGGACGCGACGAACGCCTGGGTGCGACGCGAGGTCTATCGCTGGTTGATCAAGCTCGAACACCTTGAGGCCGAGGATTTCCAACACGTCCTCGCCCGGCTCGAACGTCTCTATGAGCGGGCCGGAGTCGGTTCCGATAGCGCTATCAACCCCATCGCGAGCGTACACGACGGGTCCGCCCACGTCCTGATGACCCTCCGAAGCCAAGGGCGGTTCGATCAGGCTGAGCGCGTCACCGAGGTGATAATGACGACGGCTCGAAAACTCGTTGAAGACCGGCCCAGATCGGCCGATGCCCATGCATTGCTGGCCGAAGCTTACGGCCAGCGAGCCAAGAACGCCTGGAAGCGGGACAACCTGGCCGGCGTTCGATCCGGCCTGCAAGTGGCGATCCAGGCGGCGGCCGCCGGCCTGGCCGTCGCCCCTGACGACGCGATCCTGCGTCGCCAGCACTCCAAACTTGCCGAACGGCTCGCGGGGCTCGAACCGAACAACGTACCCGTAGACCGAACCGCCGTCAGTCCCGCGGACCTTGCGAATCGGGCAGCGACGAGTTCGCGGCCGAGCGAGTAG
- a CDS encoding alpha/beta hydrolase: MRRVIFCVCVLSCLSASAQEAKKAASGQPNPDSQYRLGPDSLPQEGVPKGEIKGPFTLPSQVYPGTQHTYWIYVPAQYDPAVPAALMVYQDGQAFKNETGDMRAQNVMDNLIYRREIPVMIGVFINPGRRPDQPEPTPKNWGDRDTNRPTEYNSLDDRYARVITEELMPALAKDYNISKDPEMHGIGGSSSGAIAAFTVAWERPDHFRKVLSNVGSFVNLRGGHVYPEKILAAEKKPIRVYLCDGRNDNRGLRNGKYDETRDWFYQNVRLMKALTQKGYDVNYSWGMNNHGQKFGGAILPDMMRWLWRDGPVSTDPNDAVERDFRPPVAKKG; encoded by the coding sequence ATGAGAAGGGTCATTTTCTGCGTCTGCGTCCTGAGTTGCCTGTCGGCGTCCGCCCAAGAGGCGAAGAAAGCTGCGTCCGGGCAGCCCAACCCCGACTCTCAGTATCGGCTGGGTCCCGACTCGCTCCCCCAGGAAGGCGTGCCCAAGGGCGAGATCAAGGGACCGTTCACGCTCCCCAGTCAGGTCTATCCGGGGACCCAGCACACCTACTGGATTTACGTCCCCGCGCAGTACGACCCGGCGGTCCCGGCGGCCTTGATGGTCTACCAGGACGGCCAGGCGTTCAAGAATGAGACCGGGGACATGCGGGCCCAGAACGTGATGGACAACCTGATCTACCGCCGCGAGATCCCCGTGATGATCGGCGTGTTCATCAACCCCGGCCGACGCCCCGATCAGCCCGAGCCGACCCCCAAGAACTGGGGAGACCGCGACACCAACCGCCCCACCGAATACAACAGTCTCGACGACCGCTACGCCCGCGTGATCACCGAGGAACTCATGCCCGCGCTGGCGAAGGACTACAACATCTCCAAGGATCCGGAGATGCACGGCATCGGCGGGTCCAGCTCGGGGGCGATCGCCGCGTTCACCGTCGCCTGGGAGCGGCCGGATCACTTCCGCAAGGTCCTCAGCAACGTCGGCAGTTTCGTCAACCTGCGCGGGGGTCACGTCTACCCGGAGAAGATCCTCGCCGCTGAGAAGAAGCCGATCCGCGTCTACCTCTGCGACGGTCGCAACGACAACCGAGGCCTGCGCAACGGCAAGTACGACGAGACACGCGACTGGTTCTATCAGAACGTCCGGCTGATGAAGGCCCTCACGCAGAAGGGGTACGACGTCAACTACTCGTGGGGCATGAACAACCACGGCCAGAAGTTCGGCGGCGCGATCCTCCCCGACATGATGCGCTGGCTCTGGCGCGACGGCCCCGTCTCGACCGACCCCAACGACGCCGTGGAGCGCGACTTCCGCCCGCCGGTCGCGAAGAAGGGGTGA
- a CDS encoding transglutaminase-like domain-containing protein, with protein sequence MRPEVVDEPRDVRVVTLALASIATATTELAIAEPGSPPMGALVTALGWTSLTILVHACLSRYRGRPLRATAVVLAAAFSAPLAMSAVRMIAVGRPGPLELALLASLRNLVLGLAATSNRASTTRLTALASLFLILCSSCLVEGAIVLGAIGLYSIVGGAWLALVYWRGLRLIDGRREPGRWPAAPMLTAFALVGVAAGMVALGPTRAAVALAGLMPSSGGTDWDDPDARGGVGDGENEVKGAERPESIGFADSDVYLDTDRPSLYDAFNDMYGEPSKPRKMDRMVALSNQNVAEQRERPAENLRAGRQFSAVRRGAKPGTQGKPAHREAGALLYVEGPTPLHIPLAAYDEFNGRDWTEAGRPRFHTRLVLERRKGPWFRVDGVEPRTDAGTVAHKIKIAGLDSSSLPAPGRLRVFRVGEVDRVDFFDWACDGLLKMEGRTIPSSTVVETEAGVVDPLALHSLVFRSHAQPGDPPLGRTASALLASWTQGATDDWEQVEAIVDGLRRFGVVDARFVAPQDCEDVVEHFARTSRGPDYLFATTAAAMLRASGFSARLVSGLYARPERYDPRTRHTPVRREDVHVWAEVRASDGAWIAVEPTPGYQLMKPPATTLATLRSRLVAACRRLAAHPAAIVSTLALLLAGLRLRREAADAAATLVWRAGLRGSSRRIVLRTMRLVERRARLGGSPRPSHATLRRWYGPMKLGCNFGPDLDQLLALAEWSLYAPEGSTPPRHAGLAPRDLCRLIVRSWTLGRFSRTRTNCEETST encoded by the coding sequence TTGAGGCCTGAGGTCGTTGACGAACCACGGGACGTCCGGGTGGTCACGCTCGCCTTGGCGTCGATCGCCACGGCGACGACGGAGCTGGCGATCGCCGAACCGGGCTCGCCGCCGATGGGGGCCCTGGTGACCGCCCTGGGCTGGACGTCGCTAACCATCCTCGTCCACGCGTGCCTGAGCCGATACCGAGGCCGGCCGCTACGGGCGACGGCCGTAGTCCTGGCGGCCGCCTTCTCCGCCCCCCTGGCGATGTCGGCGGTCCGCATGATTGCGGTCGGCCGACCCGGCCCCCTGGAACTGGCCTTGCTGGCGTCGCTCCGCAACCTGGTTCTAGGTCTCGCGGCGACGTCGAATCGGGCCTCGACGACTCGACTCACGGCGCTCGCGAGTCTGTTTCTCATCCTTTGCTCCTCCTGCCTCGTCGAGGGGGCGATCGTGCTCGGGGCGATTGGACTCTACTCGATCGTCGGTGGGGCCTGGCTGGCGTTGGTCTACTGGCGGGGGCTGCGCCTCATCGACGGTCGACGCGAGCCCGGTCGGTGGCCGGCCGCGCCGATGTTGACCGCATTCGCGTTGGTCGGCGTCGCGGCCGGGATGGTCGCCCTCGGCCCAACTCGCGCGGCCGTGGCTCTGGCGGGCCTGATGCCCAGTTCGGGCGGCACGGACTGGGACGATCCCGACGCCCGCGGCGGCGTTGGCGACGGCGAGAACGAGGTGAAAGGCGCGGAGCGACCCGAGAGCATCGGCTTCGCGGACAGCGACGTCTACCTCGACACCGACCGCCCCTCGCTTTACGACGCCTTCAACGACATGTACGGCGAGCCCTCGAAGCCGCGCAAGATGGACCGTATGGTCGCGCTCAGCAACCAGAACGTCGCCGAACAGCGCGAGCGGCCCGCCGAGAACCTGCGCGCCGGCCGTCAGTTTTCGGCCGTCCGCCGAGGGGCGAAGCCCGGAACGCAGGGCAAGCCCGCCCATCGCGAGGCAGGCGCTCTCCTGTATGTCGAAGGTCCGACGCCGCTGCATATTCCGCTGGCGGCCTACGACGAATTCAACGGCCGGGATTGGACGGAGGCCGGTCGTCCCCGGTTTCACACGCGGTTGGTCCTGGAGCGGCGGAAGGGCCCCTGGTTTCGCGTCGACGGCGTGGAGCCCCGGACTGATGCGGGGACGGTCGCCCACAAGATCAAGATCGCCGGCCTGGATTCCTCGTCGCTCCCCGCCCCCGGCCGACTGCGGGTCTTCCGTGTAGGCGAGGTCGATCGCGTCGACTTCTTCGACTGGGCGTGCGACGGCTTGCTGAAGATGGAAGGGAGGACGATCCCGTCGAGCACGGTGGTGGAAACCGAGGCGGGCGTCGTCGACCCCCTGGCCCTGCACTCGCTCGTATTTCGGTCACACGCCCAACCGGGCGATCCGCCGCTCGGTCGGACGGCCTCGGCCTTACTTGCGTCCTGGACCCAAGGGGCCACCGACGACTGGGAGCAGGTCGAGGCGATCGTCGACGGACTGCGACGCTTCGGCGTCGTGGACGCAAGGTTCGTTGCGCCGCAGGACTGCGAGGACGTCGTCGAGCATTTCGCGAGGACGTCCCGAGGCCCCGACTACCTGTTCGCGACGACCGCCGCGGCGATGCTGCGGGCCTCGGGCTTCTCGGCCCGTCTGGTGAGCGGACTGTACGCCAGGCCCGAGCGCTACGACCCGCGAACGCGCCACACTCCGGTAAGGCGCGAGGACGTTCACGTCTGGGCTGAGGTGCGAGCCTCCGACGGCGCCTGGATCGCGGTCGAGCCGACGCCCGGATACCAATTGATGAAGCCGCCGGCGACGACGTTGGCCACGCTTCGGTCCCGCCTGGTCGCCGCGTGCCGCCGGCTCGCCGCCCACCCGGCAGCGATCGTCTCGACCCTGGCCTTGCTGCTCGCGGGGCTCCGGTTGCGGCGCGAGGCCGCCGACGCCGCGGCCACGCTCGTCTGGAGGGCCGGTCTGCGCGGCTCCTCGCGGCGGATCGTCCTGCGCACGATGAGGCTGGTGGAGCGACGCGCCCGGCTGGGCGGTTCGCCTCGCCCTTCCCACGCGACGCTGCGGCGATGGTACGGTCCGATGAAGCTCGGCTGCAACTTCGGTCCCGACCTCGATCAACTGCTGGCCCTGGCCGAATGGAGCCTCTACGCGCCGGAGGGCTCAACGCCTCCCCGGCACGCCGGCCTGGCTCCGCGGGATCTCTGCAGGCTCATCGTCCGCTCGTGGACGCTTGGCCGATTTAGCCGAACGCGAACGAACTGCGAGGAAACATCGACATGA
- a CDS encoding GDSL-type esterase/lipase family protein, whose amino-acid sequence MMKPSTVATIAIGLLLGVQPYATVGQTPVAGPAATHNYARWEKEISAFEEADKKAPPEKGGVLFIGSSTIRLWKTLAEDFQGKNVVNRGFGGSAIEDSTHFADRIIFPYEPKQIFLRAGGNDIHDGKTPKEVAADFAEFVHTVRAKLPKTEILYIGLAPTRARWSEVDKGRELNRLIRTMALDMPFVGYVDADEFTLGGPDGLPREELFVQDRLHFSPTGYQLFAARVRPFVK is encoded by the coding sequence ATGATGAAGCCTTCGACCGTTGCGACGATCGCGATCGGCCTGTTGCTGGGCGTGCAGCCGTATGCGACCGTCGGGCAAACGCCGGTGGCGGGGCCGGCGGCGACGCACAATTACGCGAGGTGGGAGAAGGAGATTTCGGCGTTCGAGGAGGCCGACAAGAAAGCGCCCCCGGAGAAGGGGGGCGTGCTGTTCATTGGGTCGTCGACGATCCGGCTGTGGAAGACGCTGGCTGAGGATTTTCAGGGGAAGAACGTCGTCAACCGCGGCTTCGGCGGGTCGGCGATCGAGGACTCCACCCACTTCGCCGACCGCATCATCTTCCCCTACGAGCCCAAGCAGATCTTCCTCCGCGCCGGGGGCAACGACATCCACGACGGCAAGACGCCTAAGGAGGTCGCCGCCGACTTCGCCGAGTTCGTCCACACCGTCCGCGCCAAGCTGCCGAAGACGGAGATTCTCTACATCGGCCTCGCCCCGACGCGCGCCCGCTGGAGCGAAGTCGACAAGGGACGCGAGCTGAACCGGTTGATCCGCACCATGGCCCTGGACATGCCCTTCGTCGGCTACGTCGATGCAGACGAGTTCACCCTCGGCGGTCCCGACGGCCTCCCCCGCGAGGAGCTGTTCGTGCAGGATCGGCTCCATTTCTCGCCGACCGGCTACCAACTGTTCGCGGCGCGGGTGCGGCCGTTCGTGAAGTGA
- the rpmG gene encoding 50S ribosomal protein L33, translated as MARSQGREHVWLQCTETDDQNHRESINTRGGLPEAMREGLRKYCPRLRRHTIHKIKRK; from the coding sequence ATGGCCAGGTCCCAGGGTCGTGAGCACGTCTGGCTCCAGTGCACCGAGACGGACGACCAGAACCATCGGGAATCGATCAACACTCGCGGCGGCCTTCCCGAAGCGATGCGGGAAGGGCTCCGCAAATACTGCCCCCGGCTGCGTCGCCATACCATCCATAAGATCAAGCGGAAGTGA
- a CDS encoding permease: MIDPLAAFFGGLLVRAARVVVEASPYLLLGLATSAILRSMVGPARLRRVFGEGRWTGPVRAWAAATLLPVCSLGVLPVLRELRRSGVRRDAVLTFALAAPMFNPLTLLTGFSYLGPGVMARLTAASAMVSVVVGMAVGRSREAETVDGSTPLPGRDRQAAGAVHFLREASGPVWFDVGVGLIVACIVSAAVSPTWLAEGTNAGDPMAPARLAAIAAPAYVSPEAGVVMLPEMVKFRQSAGAMLVLVVLGIGVTAGHLTWIGGAYGRAVVVRWLTATVVATFLAAWAIESLDTPVGSINPDNDHYDALVSPISHDHPSLVGSELGRIWERTGSGGLAAPVALALSLAAGVALRAGRLGPRSTFEDWSEGSDRQTEGVSAAIYERPLPRWLVWAIGASAGITLFVVGGFMFFPSPDEAFRDMSVIRADYFGEIDAADVEVPIHHLDLWERQASRLPIGAAIRFRRPDAEAQRLTQALLEAVRGLREATRLGDRSRARTLFREAQTTYDGCRQAYDVRF; encoded by the coding sequence ATGATCGACCCTCTCGCGGCCTTCTTCGGGGGACTTCTGGTCCGGGCGGCGCGTGTCGTCGTCGAGGCTTCGCCTTACCTTCTGCTGGGCCTTGCAACCTCCGCCATCCTCCGCTCGATGGTCGGCCCGGCGCGGTTGCGGCGGGTGTTCGGCGAGGGCCGTTGGACGGGGCCCGTCCGGGCCTGGGCGGCCGCCACGCTCCTCCCCGTCTGTTCGCTAGGCGTGCTGCCCGTCCTGCGAGAGCTGCGGCGTTCGGGGGTGCGGCGGGACGCCGTTCTGACGTTCGCGCTGGCCGCGCCGATGTTCAATCCCTTGACGCTCCTGACCGGCTTCTCATACCTGGGCCCCGGCGTGATGGCCAGGTTGACGGCGGCTTCGGCAATGGTCTCCGTCGTCGTGGGGATGGCTGTTGGGAGATCCAGGGAAGCGGAGACGGTGGACGGCTCGACTCCTCTCCCCGGTCGAGATCGCCAGGCGGCGGGGGCTGTTCATTTCCTCCGGGAGGCGAGCGGCCCGGTCTGGTTCGACGTGGGGGTGGGGCTGATCGTCGCTTGCATCGTCTCCGCCGCCGTCTCCCCGACCTGGCTGGCCGAAGGGACGAACGCCGGCGATCCGATGGCGCCGGCTCGACTGGCGGCGATCGCTGCGCCAGCCTACGTCAGCCCCGAAGCGGGCGTGGTCATGCTTCCGGAAATGGTCAAGTTCCGCCAGTCCGCCGGAGCGATGCTGGTTCTCGTGGTGCTGGGGATCGGAGTCACCGCCGGCCATCTGACGTGGATCGGCGGAGCTTATGGTCGCGCCGTGGTCGTTCGTTGGCTGACCGCGACGGTCGTCGCGACCTTCCTCGCCGCCTGGGCGATCGAGAGCCTGGATACGCCCGTCGGGTCGATCAACCCGGACAACGATCATTACGACGCCCTGGTCTCTCCGATCTCCCACGACCATCCGAGCCTCGTCGGCAGCGAGTTGGGGAGGATCTGGGAACGAACGGGCTCCGGCGGGCTGGCTGCACCGGTTGCACTGGCCCTGAGTTTGGCGGCCGGCGTGGCGCTCCGAGCAGGTCGGTTGGGTCCGAGGTCGACGTTTGAGGACTGGTCGGAAGGATCCGATCGACAGACCGAAGGCGTGAGCGCGGCGATCTACGAACGTCCCTTGCCGAGATGGCTCGTCTGGGCGATCGGGGCTTCGGCCGGGATCACCCTGTTCGTCGTCGGCGGCTTCATGTTCTTCCCATCCCCCGACGAAGCCTTCCGCGACATGAGCGTCATCCGCGCTGATTACTTCGGCGAGATCGACGCGGCTGACGTCGAGGTTCCGATCCATCACCTCGATCTCTGGGAGCGGCAGGCGTCGCGACTGCCGATCGGCGCGGCGATCCGCTTCCGCCGTCCCGACGCCGAGGCTCAGCGCCTCACCCAGGCATTGTTGGAAGCCGTCCGAGGGCTCCGCGAAGCGACCCGGCTGGGCGACCGCAGCCGTGCTCGGACTCTCTTTCGTGAAGCTCAGACCACCTACGACGGATGCCGTCAGGCCTACGACGTCCGATTCTAG
- a CDS encoding RNA polymerase sigma factor, translating to MSNLDVGLTSPTLLRAVSDPRYHRDWREFRERYTPLMRECCRRYRLDEHAVDDVVQDAWVQVARRMRDFVYDPKKRNFRGWLWRVCQYSAASHLRRRSAEEAGLLGRWDEIPAPAPMLGDAAEDADEWAEHRRIAAEVQEAVRRRIEPHTWEAFRLFEIVGWKGDEVAGHLGIKLASVHQAKKRVLAMLREEGRNRLEHLADDRP from the coding sequence ATGTCGAACCTCGACGTGGGCCTCACCAGCCCGACGCTGCTGCGAGCGGTGTCCGACCCGAGGTATCACCGGGACTGGCGGGAGTTTCGGGAGCGTTATACGCCTCTCATGCGGGAATGCTGCCGCCGCTATCGGCTGGACGAGCACGCCGTCGACGACGTCGTCCAGGATGCGTGGGTCCAGGTGGCCCGGCGGATGAGGGATTTCGTCTACGACCCGAAGAAGCGGAACTTTCGCGGCTGGCTGTGGCGCGTCTGTCAGTACTCGGCCGCAAGCCACTTGCGGCGGCGGAGCGCTGAGGAAGCAGGCTTGCTCGGACGCTGGGATGAGATCCCAGCCCCTGCGCCAATGCTCGGCGACGCGGCCGAGGATGCCGACGAATGGGCCGAGCACCGTCGGATCGCCGCCGAGGTTCAGGAAGCGGTCCGGCGGCGGATCGAGCCGCACACCTGGGAGGCCTTCCGACTCTTCGAGATCGTGGGTTGGAAAGGCGACGAGGTGGCCGGCCATCTCGGGATCAAGCTCGCGTCGGTCCACCAGGCCAAGAAGCGCGTCCTCGCCATGCTCCGCGAGGAAGGGCGGAATCGGCTGGAACACCTGGCGGACGATCGCCCATGA